The DNA region CCTATATCGATGGTAGCCGCCGCTACGAAGCGGCGATGAGCTCGAACGCCACCTTCACCGGCACAGCAATTGGCCAGAAGCGCGGCAATGGCGTCATCTTCAACCTGCGCGAGCAGGAGGAAGACGAAGAGGGCAAGGAGTACAACATCTCCTCTCAGATCACGCTCGATAACGGTGCGATCAACGTCGCTTTCGATGTGGTCTATGTGGAAACCGGCGAGAGTTTCCGCGCCTCGGTGCCGTTCAGCCGGTAGGCTCCACTTACCGAACAGCAAAGGGCGGCTCGGTGGATCCGCCCTTTTTCTTGGCTGGGCACAAGGAAAAGGGGCCGTCCGGCCCCCCCTCATTCTGCGGTAAAACCTCAGAACGGAATATCGTCGTCCATGCCGCCCGGCTCGAAGGCCGGCGCATTGGTCGATGGCCGGCGCCCACCGCCACCCTGATCGCGCACGCCGCGGAAACCGGTGTCGTTGCCATAGCCGCCGCCGCCCTCGCCAGCGCCACCACCGCCGCGGAAGCCGCCTTCACCCTCACGGCCGTCGAGCAGCACCATGGAGGAGTTGAAGTTCTGCAGCACGATCTCGGTCGAGTACTTGTCCTGACCCGACTGATCCTGCCACTTGCGGGTCTGCAACTGGCCTTCGAGGTAAACCTTGGAACCCTTCTTAAGGTACTGCTCGGCCACGCGGGCCAGACCTTCCGAGAAGATCACCACGCGATGCCACTCGGTCTTTTCGCGCTGTTCGCCCGAATTGCGGTCCTTCCAGCGCTCGGATGTGGCGACCGACAGGTTCACCACCTTGCCGCCGCTCGGCAGGTTCCGCACCTCGGGGTCGGCACCGAGATTGCCCACCAGAATTACCTTGTTCACGCTGCCCGCCATGGCGAACTCCCTGTCAATTCAGCCTGGCGCGTCACCAGGCCCTTTCCAACACATTTGGCGCGCCGCTCAGCTGGGTCGCACCAATCCTGCGGCACCCTACCCCTTTGCCGATCCCGGCGCGCCCCCAAAGGCGAAGTTGTAAACAGGCGCCGCCGCAGCCCTGCAATCGCCGAGGCCAAAAGTTAATGTTCCCATTATGTTCTAGTGCACGAGATTGGTCAACAACCTCCTTCACATTACCGACGTTAACGAGTTTTCACTTACTTTACAGGAGCTTAAGTGGTGCTGCACGCTACCAGAGAGCATCCTCGTCACGTTCCAAACAAGGAGAACATGACATGAAAAAGTTCCTCGCCGCCCTGCTCGCTCTGACCGTGATTAGCGGAGCAGCCGCTCCCGCTTTTGCCGCGGCCCAGTCCTGCCCATTCGTTGATCAGTCGATGTGCCCCGCAGTAGCGCAGTCGCTGGTCAGCGAAGAGAGCAACGCCTGAGCGGTCCAGCGCTCGGCTACTGACACGCTATGTCAGGAGGCCTCCGTCAAGCCAGATCTTGGTTCCCGGAGTCCTCGTGACGCCGGGGACACTGCGTTACATGCGGTAGAGGGAGCGTTGTGGCTGTCCATGCATTCTTTCACGCACAATCGTGGGGCTTGACCAACAGCATTTCGTTCCGCTTATGTTCTCAGACGGGACTCGCTGCTGTTGCTTGGCGTACACGTCATGGTTACCACTCGGCTTGGCAGCCATGCTAACGGGTCGCTTGCGGGGCCTACGCCCCACGCCTATTTGCTGGCTAAGTTCCAGCACAATAAATGACCGATGCCCGTGCCGCCTCCTGGGGCACTGACCGATGGACGTGACCGACCATGCCAATGCCTAGCCAGAACCGTGAGATCATCGTGCGCGGCGCCCGCGAGCACAATCTCAAAGGCATCGATGTCAAGCTGCCGCGCGACAGCCTCATCGTCATGACGGGGCTCTCGGGTTCAGGCAAGTCGTCCTTGGCCTTCGACACCATCTATGCCGAGGGCCAGCGGCGCTATGTGGAGTCGCTGAGCGCTTATGCGCGGCAATTCCTCGAAATGATGCAGAAGCCCGATGTGGAGCACATCGAGGGGCTCTCCCCCGCCATTTCCATTGAACAGAAGACGACCTCGCGCAATCCGCGCTCGACGGTCGGCACTGTCACCGAAATTTACGACTATCTGCGCCTGCTCTTTGCGCGCGTCGGCGTGCCCTATTCGCCCGCCACGGGGCTGCCCATTGAATCGCAGACCGTCTCGCAAATGGTCGACCGGACCTTGGAGTTGCCCGAAGGCACGCGCCTCTATTTGCTGGCGCCCTTCGCCCGGGGCCGCAAGGGCGAGTACAAGAAGGAACTTGCAGACCTGATGCGCAAGGGCTTCCAGCGCGTCAAGATCGACGGCGAATACCACGAAATCGAGGACGCCCCCGCGCTCGACAAGAAGCTCAAGCACGACATCGAAGTGGTGGTCGACCGCGTGGTCGTCAGCCCCGACATCGCCGGCCGCCTGGCGGAAAGCTTCGAAACGGCGCTGAAGCTGGCCGATGGCATCGCACTCATCGAATTTGCTGATGAGCTGGACGAGAATGGTGAACCGCGCCAGATTACCTTTTCGGAGAAGTTCGCCTGCCCCGTTTCCGGCTTCACCATCACGGAGATCGAGCCGCGGCTGTTCTCGTTCAACAATCCTTTCGGCGCCTGCCCGGTCTGCGATGGCCTGGGCACCGAGCAGAAGATCGACCCGGACCAGATCGTCCCCGATGCGTCGCTCTCCGTTCGTGACGGCGCCATCCTGCCTTGGAGCAAGACCAGCGCGCCCTACTATCTGCAGACGCTGACTGCGGTGGCGAAGCACTACGGCGCCTCAACGGGAACCGCCTGGAGCGACCTGCCCTTCGAGGTGCAGCATGCGATGCTCTATGGCACCGACAAGACACCCATCAACTTCGTCTATGACGATGGCCTGCGGCAGTACAAGACGACCAAGCCCTTCGAAGGCGTCATCGGCAACCTTGAGCGGCGCTACAAGGAGACCGAAAGCGCCGGCATGCGCGAGGAGATCGAAAAGTACATGTCGGCCAAGCCTTGCGTGGCTTGTGGCGGTTATCGGCTCAAGCCCGAAACGCTGGCCGTAAAAATCGACGGCCTGCATATCGGTAAGGTCAGCGAGATGTCGATCAAGATTGCATCGACCTGGTTCACCGAGCTTTCGGCAAAGCTCAGCCCGACACAGTCCCAGATCGGCGAGCGCATCCTCAAGGAAATCCGTGATCGCCTCAGGTTCCTCAACGACGTGGGCCTGGAATACCTGTCCATGTCGCGCAATTCCGGCACTCTGTCGGGCGGTGAATCGCAGCGCATTCGCTTGGCGTCACAAATCGGCTCCGGCCTGACCGGCGTGCTCTATGTGCTCGACGAGCCGTCGATCGGCCTACATCAGCGCGACAATGCCCGCCTGCTTGAAACCCTGCAGCGCTTGCGCGACCTGGGCAACACCGTCATCGTCGTGGAACACGACGAAGACGCGATCCTGTCTGCCGACTATGTGCTCGATATCGGGCCGGGTGCGGGCGTCCACGGCGGCAATATCGTTGCCGAAGGCACGCCGCAGCAGATCCTCGACCACCCCGATTCCCTCACCGGCAAATACCTCTCGGGCCGCATGGGCATTCCCCTGCCGGCGGAGCGCCGCGAGGGCAAGACGGGCAAGTCCCTGAGCGTCAAGGGCGCCACCGGCAACAACCTCAAGAACGTTTCCGTAGATGTGCCGCTCGGCATGTTCGTGGCGATCACCGGCGTTTCGGGCGGCGGCAAGTCCACCCTGATGATCGACACCATGTACCAGGCCATTGCTCGCCGTCTCAACGGCGCGCGTGTCGTGCCGGCTCCGCACGAGTCACTGACCGGCCTCGAATTTCTCGACAAGGTGATCGACATCGACCAGTCGCCGATTGGTCGCACGCCCCGCTCCAATCCTGCAACCTACACCGGCGCCTTTACCCCGCTCCGCGAATGGTTTGCCGGGCTGCCCGAAGCCAAGGCCCGGGGCTATGGCCCCGGCCGCTTCAGCTTCAACGTCAAGGGCGGTCGCTGCGAGAAGTGCGAGGGCGATGGCGTTCTCAAGATCGAGATGCACTTCCTGCCCGACGTCTACGTCACCTGCGACGTGTGCAAGGGCAAGCGCTACAATCGCGAAACGCTGGAGGTGCAGTTCAAGGGCAAGTCGATCTCCGACATCCTCGACATGACCATCGATGAGGGCGTGGAGTTCTTCTCGGCCGTTCCGGTGATCCGCGACAAGCTGACGACGCTGCAGCGCGTTGGCCTGGGCTACGTCAAGATTGGTCAACCCGCGACCACCCTCTCCGGCGGCGAGGCGCAGCGCGTCAAGCTCTCCAAGGAGCTCTCCAAGCGCGCAACCGGGCGCACGCTCTACATGCTCGACGAACCGACGACAGGCCTGCACTTCCATGACGTGGCCAAGCTGCTCGAAGTGCTCCACGAGCTGGTCGAGGGTGGAAACACCGTAGTAGTCATCGAGCACAATCTCGAAGTGATCAAGACGGCCGACTGGGTCATCGACCTTGGACCCGAGGGCGGTGATGGCGGTGGCGAGATCGTGGCGGTGGGCACGCCCGAGGACGTCGCGGCCAATCCGCACTCCCATACGGGCACCTTCCTCAAGGAAGTAATGGACCGGCGTCCTCACTACACCACAAGGGCCGCGGAATAGCGGTCTTCTGCTGCCCTTATGGCGTGTCAGGGGCAACAGTCCGTTAGCACTTTCGGGGCATTTGGTGCAGTGCTCCGAAAGCTGTGCGAGGCGAGATTGCTACAGTTCGGTGAATTTGCCATGCGTGCCACGCATGATGCTGTTGACGCATAGGGCATGGCGCAACGTCCCAAATCGCCGCATCTTAGGCTTGCCTGCCACCAGTCAAATGGGAATTGAACCGATGTTTGTGCGTGCCGTCTGGCGCATCAAGCGCCTGGTCGACATCAAGCAGACGTTGCGGGAAATGGACGTTCCCTCGACGCGAGATGCCGACCTGCTGGGCCTGAGCGGCCCTGACTTCACCAAGATGACCCGGTCGCTGTTCGACCGCTAACCTGCACTTGCCACATTTCATAGCAAGGCCGCCGGATGGCCACCCGGCGGCCTTGTCTTTGCCGCGAGCCTTAACGGGTCATGAACCAAACCCGCCCCTACCCCCGCAAAGAATGCATAGCTCGTTTGACCAAAGACCCCCTGCTCATTCCCCCGACTCTGCCCTAAATATAGGCCTGTAACCAAAGGGGATTACCAAATGGACATTCGCAAGACTTTCAAGAAGTGGGCTGCATACCAGCAGACCGTCCGTGAACTCGGCGCTCTCGACAATCGTCAGCTCAACGATCTGGGCATTTCGCGCACTGACATCAATCGCATTGCACGCGACCATGCCGGCTCGCTCTAAGGTTTACTGCAACAACACTGTAGCTGCTGTAGATCGAACACCCGCTTCTCCCTGAGATGCGGGTGTTTTGATTCTATCCCTAGAACTCCAGGCGACCCACTAGTTCGCTGTAGTCCACCATCACCGCCGACCGAAATGCCCTCCGCTGCTGCAGCAGTGCATACCAATGTTCCACGCCCGGCATGCTCGGGCGCAGAACGGGCATGGTGAACCATCGATAGAGCGCCACGCCAGCCACGATGTCGGCATAGCTAAGTTCTTCTCCGCCAAGGTAGTTCTGCTTTAGAAGCACTCCCTCCAGAATGTGCAGGGCCGCCAGCGTGCCACGATGCGATCCGTCTATGGCCGCATGGTTGTGCTGTTCGGGCGGGGTGCGCACGAGTGCCCAGAAGAGGCCAAGCCAGGCAGGCTGAAAGGTCGTCGCCGTCCAATCGGTCCACTGATCGACGGCTGCCCGCTCGTTGACATCGCGTGGCCAGATGCTGCCTTCTCCATACGCCGCGGCGATATAGCGAACAATCGCATGACTTTCCCAGAGGGTCAGCTCACCATCTTGGAGCACTGGCACCAGGCCATTCGGATTGAGTGCTCTAAAGGCGGGATCCCCGAGCCCGCCGAAGCGACCACCGACCTCCCGGTGTTCGAAAGCCAGTTGGAGTTCCCGCAACGTCCAAACCGCCTTCTGCACATTAGCAGAACTGGAACGCCCCCATAAAACAAGCCCTTGGCTCATCTTGTCCATGTGCTCCGCCTCTGTGGTACATTCTTGCTCGAGCTTATCGAACTGGAGGAGCAACGGCAGGGATTTTATTCACATTGGCGCGGAGGGGCAACTCGCTGGAGTCCTCTCCCGTTTAGGCAGAGACCAATATGGAGAGAATCATGCGCGATCTATCAGGCAAGTCCATCGCTATCGTTGCAACCAACGGCTTCGAACAATCCGAGTTGGAGGTGCCCTTGAACAAGCTGCGGGAAGCCGGCGCCGAAGTGCACGTGATCTCGCTCGAGGCCGGGGAAATCAAAGGCTGGGACAAGACTGATTGGGGGAACACTGTTCCGGTTGACAAGACCGTCGATGCGGTGAGCGCTGACCTCTATGACGCAATCGTCCTGCCCGGTGGACAGATCAATCCCGACCTGCTTCGGGTCGAGCCCAAGGTGCTTGATTTGATCAAGGCGTTCTGGGAGCAGAAGAAGGTTGTGGCGGCAATTTGCCATGCGCCGTGGCTGCTGGTCGAAACGGGCATCGTGAAAGGCCGCAAGGTCACTTCCTATCCATCGGTGAAGACGGACGTCATCAATGCTGGCGGCCGTTGGGAGGACAGCCAGGTCGTTGCCGACCAGGGGCTTGTCACCAGCCGCAAGCCAGACGACCTCGATGCGTTCTGCGAAAAGATCGCCGAAGAAATCTGCGAAGGCTTGCACGAGCGCCGCGCGGCGTAACGCACCATTGCTTCGGCATGGCGGGCTTGCTATCTGCCCGCCATGTCCAAACAGATCATACATATCGTCGGCGGCGGCCTCGCCGGCTCGGAAGCCGCGTGGCAAGCCGCCGAAGCTGGCGTTCGGGTTGTGCTGCACGAAATGCGGCCGGTCCGCCCCACCGACGCCCACCACACCGATAGCCTTGCAGAACTCGTCTGCTCCAACAGCTTCCGCTCGGATGACCACGAGCAGAACGCCGTGGGCTTGCTGCATGAGGAGATGCGCCGCTGCGGCTCGCTGATCATGCGGGCGGCCGACCAGCACAAGCTGCCGGCGGGTGGCGCGCTGGCAGTGGACCGACACGGCTTTTCAGCGGCGGTTACCGAGGCGATCTCCAACCATCCAAACATCACCATCGCCCGCGAAGAAGTGGCTGGTTGGCCGCCGGAGGAGTGGGAGAATGTCATCATCGCATCGGGCCCGTTGACCTCCCCTGCCCTGGCCGATGCCATCCTTGCCAAGACCGGCGAAGACGCGCTGGCGTTCTTCGATGCAATCGCACCGATCGTCCACTATGACAGCATCAATCACGATATCGCCTGGAAGCAGTCGCGCTATGACAAGGCGGGCCCAGGCGGCACGGGAGCGGACTATCTCAACTGTCCCATGGACAAGGAGCAGTACGACCGTTTTGTCGACGCGCTGCTGTCCGCACCCCTGCATGAGTTTAAGGACTGGGAGAAGGTCCCCTACTTCGATGGCTGCCTGCCCATCGAAGTGATGGCCGAACGCGGCCGGGAGACTTTGCGGCACGGCCCCATGAAGCCGGTGGGCCTCACCAATCCGCGCAACCCCACAGTCAAGGCATATGCCATTGTGCAGCTCCGGCAGGATAACGCGCTGGGCACGCTATGGAACATGGTCGGCTTCCAGACCAAGATGCGCTATGGCGTCCAGACCGAGATCTTCCGCATGATCCCCGGGCTGGAAGAGGCGCAGTTCGCCCGGCTTGGCGGGTTGCACCGCAACACCTTCATCAACTCCCCCAAGGTGCTTGGGCCCGACCTGCGGCTCAAGGCAGATCCGCGCATTCGCTTTGCCGGGCAGGTCACCGGCGTCGAGGGCTATGTGGAGAGCGCTGCCGTAGGCCTCATCACCGGCCGCCTAGCGGCTGCCGATGCCAATGGTTCACCGCTGACAACGCCGCCGACAACGACGGCTCTGGGTGCGCTTGTGGCTCACATCACGGGTGGCCATATCGAGTCCGAGAGCTATAGCGGCGCTCGCAGCTTCCAACCGATGAACGTGAATTTCGGTCTTTTTCCGCCGGTCACCGTCACCCGTCCCGAAGGAGTCACGCGCTGGCGCGGCAATGACAAGGTCATGGCCAAACGGCGCGCGATCACCTCTCGAGCGCTGGACGATCTCGGCGCCTGGGCGAACTAGCGGCCTCGTCGCAACCCCCACCAGGAGAGCCGGGCGATCTTGCGCCAGTCCGGCTCATCTGGTGCGGCGGCGAAAACCGCGGCGTGGCTGCTTTTGAGGGCCGCCAGCTGCGGCCGCAGAATGGCGACCGGCGCAAACGCGGCGCGCAATTTGGCGGGAAGCACCCCAATTGCCGCATCAGCCTTGTCGAGATGCTCGCCAGCCATCTCGGTCAGCTGACCGACGGCTTCGACCACTCCCTCGCTCTCCTGGCCAGAAAAGAGCTCGCGCTCGCTGACCCCATTGGCCGCAAAAACCGACCAGGGCAGCATGATGCGGCCTTGCGAGGAGACATGGCCGAATGCCCGAAGGTGCCCGATTATCGCATGGGCCACGCCGAGGTGACCTGCCGCATCACCCGTCTCGACCGGTTCGCCGTCATTGAGGATCATGGCGGCGAGCTGATAAAGCGTCGAAGCCGTCTCGCCCGCATAGCCCTCGAAGGTGGCGACATCGGGCATCGGGTCGTCATAGAGATCGAAGCGCCGGGCTGCGATTAGGCGCAGCAGAGTGCCTGTTGGCAGCCGGTACTTCGTCACGGTGTCCAGCAGCGCTTCCGCCACGGGGTTCTGCCGGACCATGCCATGGCCTTCCCCATCGAGCGCATCGGCCCACCATTGCAGGCGGACCTCACCCGGAGCCGGATTGGTAACGCGCTCACGAACTGAGGCGACGTCGGCGTTGAAGGCGTAGAGAGCCGTCACCGCTTGGCGCTGCGGCCCGGTTAGCACCAGCGTGGCGAGATAGCGGTCCCGGTCGGCCGTGCGCAGAGCGTCCGCGGCGTGGCTGAAGCTGTCGGTATCCACTCAGCGGACCCTGTCGACCGCGATCAGAGCGGCGGCAACGGCACGTTCTTCAGCCATCAGGACATTGTAGGTGCGAACGGCACCTCCGGTGGCAATTGCTTCAACAATCACCTGGCGCTCACGAAAGGCTTCGCGCAGCTGCCGCGGAATGGCAGAGATGTCGTGCCCAAGCCCTATCAGCAGGACGTCGATATCGTCAGCAGCCGCCAACACGGGAGCGAGCGTTTCGAGCGTCACTTGGTCTGCTCGCTCGACGCCCCACGCTTGCATGCTACCCGGCACGCACAACAAGGACCCGCGGTGGGAAACACCGGCAAAGCGGAAGCCCCCATTCCCATAGGCATCGATCTGCGTCTGCTGCGGGTAGGAGCGAACTTCGCTTTCCGCCATGCACTAATCCTCTTAGACGGCGGCGCCGTCTGCCTGCTTGGCTTCAACGGCCTGCGGTTCTGCGCGTTCCTTGAGCCCCAGATAGACCAGGATCGGAGCCGCGATAAAGATCGAGGAGTAGGTGCCAACCAGCACGCCGAAGATCATCGACAGCACGAAGCTGCGGATCACTTCGCCGCCAAACACTGCAAGCGCCAGTAGGGCAAGCAATGTGGTTGGGCCCGTCAGGACTGTACGCGACAGTGTGGAGTTGATGGCACGGTTGAGCAGATCAACCAGCGGCACCTTGCGATACTTGCGCATGAACTCGCGCACGCGATCGTACACAACCACCGTGTCGTTAAGCGAATAGCCCACGATGGTCAGGATGGCCGCGATGCTGGAGGCGTTGAACTCGATACCCGTGAGCGCGAAGAAGCCGATTGTCAGTATAACGTCGTGCAGGGTCGAAACCACGGCGCCGACTGCAAACTGCCATTCGAACCGGAACCATAGATAGGCAAGGATCGCGAGCACGGCGACGGAGAGACCGATCGTGCTGGTCATGGCAAGTTCGCTAGAAACCGTGCCGCTTACCGCTTCGGTGCGGCGCACTTCGTAGTTCTCTGCGGTTAGAAGGTCTGTCACCCGGTCAACGGCAGCTTGCTGCGCCTCCGGGCCACCTTCCTGTAGTTCGATGCGGATCAGCAGGTCTTCTGGAGGGCCGAATCCCTGCACCTGCACGTCACCCAGATCGAGTGTCCCAAGCGCCTGCCGGATAACGCCAGGATCTGCTGGCCCATCCTGATGCTGCGCCTCTATCGAGGTGCCGCCCTTGAAGTCGATACCGAGATTAAGCCCATGAATGCCGAACCAAGCGAGCGAAGCAACTGAAAGGATCACAGAAGCCGTGATCGCAGCCTTGCGCCAGTTCATGAACGGGATCTTGGTGTCGTCAGGCACGAATTTGACCAGCTGAACCTTGAGCTGCTTGGGGCGCGCCGCGCCATACCAGCGCTCGATGATGAGCTTGGTAATGAAATAGGCACTGAACAGGGTCGTCATGATGCCGAGCGCCAGTGTCACCGCGAAGCCCTGCACGGGTCCGGAGCCCAGGAAGAACAGCACGATGGCGGCGATGAACGTAGTGACATTCGAGTCAAGGATGGCGCTCATCGCGTTGGAGAAGCCCGCCTCGATCGAGGCGATGATGGATCGTCCCGCCGCCCGCTCTTCTCGGATGCGCTCGAAGATCAGCACGTTGGCGTCAACCGCCATGCCCATTGTCAGCACGATACCCGCAATGCCCGGCAGCGTGAGAGTAGCGCCAAGCAGCGACAGAGCACCGATCACCATAAGTACGTTGATGATGAGCGCCACATTGGCGAAAACACCGAACACGCCATAGGCGATCAGCATAAAAATGACGGTGCTGAT from Devosia sp. RR2S18 includes:
- the trmFO gene encoding methylenetetrahydrofolate--tRNA-(uracil(54)-C(5))-methyltransferase (FADH(2)-oxidizing) TrmFO encodes the protein MSKQIIHIVGGGLAGSEAAWQAAEAGVRVVLHEMRPVRPTDAHHTDSLAELVCSNSFRSDDHEQNAVGLLHEEMRRCGSLIMRAADQHKLPAGGALAVDRHGFSAAVTEAISNHPNITIAREEVAGWPPEEWENVIIASGPLTSPALADAILAKTGEDALAFFDAIAPIVHYDSINHDIAWKQSRYDKAGPGGTGADYLNCPMDKEQYDRFVDALLSAPLHEFKDWEKVPYFDGCLPIEVMAERGRETLRHGPMKPVGLTNPRNPTVKAYAIVQLRQDNALGTLWNMVGFQTKMRYGVQTEIFRMIPGLEEAQFARLGGLHRNTFINSPKVLGPDLRLKADPRIRFAGQVTGVEGYVESAAVGLITGRLAAADANGSPLTTPPTTTALGALVAHITGGHIESESYSGARSFQPMNVNFGLFPPVTVTRPEGVTRWRGNDKVMAKRRAITSRALDDLGAWAN
- a CDS encoding DUF1127 domain-containing protein translates to MDIRKTFKKWAAYQQTVRELGALDNRQLNDLGISRTDINRIARDHAGSL
- the uvrA gene encoding excinuclease ABC subunit UvrA, with protein sequence MPMPSQNREIIVRGAREHNLKGIDVKLPRDSLIVMTGLSGSGKSSLAFDTIYAEGQRRYVESLSAYARQFLEMMQKPDVEHIEGLSPAISIEQKTTSRNPRSTVGTVTEIYDYLRLLFARVGVPYSPATGLPIESQTVSQMVDRTLELPEGTRLYLLAPFARGRKGEYKKELADLMRKGFQRVKIDGEYHEIEDAPALDKKLKHDIEVVVDRVVVSPDIAGRLAESFETALKLADGIALIEFADELDENGEPRQITFSEKFACPVSGFTITEIEPRLFSFNNPFGACPVCDGLGTEQKIDPDQIVPDASLSVRDGAILPWSKTSAPYYLQTLTAVAKHYGASTGTAWSDLPFEVQHAMLYGTDKTPINFVYDDGLRQYKTTKPFEGVIGNLERRYKETESAGMREEIEKYMSAKPCVACGGYRLKPETLAVKIDGLHIGKVSEMSIKIASTWFTELSAKLSPTQSQIGERILKEIRDRLRFLNDVGLEYLSMSRNSGTLSGGESQRIRLASQIGSGLTGVLYVLDEPSIGLHQRDNARLLETLQRLRDLGNTVIVVEHDEDAILSADYVLDIGPGAGVHGGNIVAEGTPQQILDHPDSLTGKYLSGRMGIPLPAERREGKTGKSLSVKGATGNNLKNVSVDVPLGMFVAITGVSGGGKSTLMIDTMYQAIARRLNGARVVPAPHESLTGLEFLDKVIDIDQSPIGRTPRSNPATYTGAFTPLREWFAGLPEAKARGYGPGRFSFNVKGGRCEKCEGDGVLKIEMHFLPDVYVTCDVCKGKRYNRETLEVQFKGKSISDILDMTIDEGVEFFSAVPVIRDKLTTLQRVGLGYVKIGQPATTLSGGEAQRVKLSKELSKRATGRTLYMLDEPTTGLHFHDVAKLLEVLHELVEGGNTVVVIEHNLEVIKTADWVIDLGPEGGDGGGEIVAVGTPEDVAANPHSHTGTFLKEVMDRRPHYTTRAAE
- a CDS encoding glutathione S-transferase family protein; translated protein: MDKMSQGLVLWGRSSSANVQKAVWTLRELQLAFEHREVGGRFGGLGDPAFRALNPNGLVPVLQDGELTLWESHAIVRYIAAAYGEGSIWPRDVNERAAVDQWTDWTATTFQPAWLGLFWALVRTPPEQHNHAAIDGSHRGTLAALHILEGVLLKQNYLGGEELSYADIVAGVALYRWFTMPVLRPSMPGVEHWYALLQQRRAFRSAVMVDYSELVGRLEF
- a CDS encoding type 1 glutamine amidotransferase domain-containing protein; the protein is MRDLSGKSIAIVATNGFEQSELEVPLNKLREAGAEVHVISLEAGEIKGWDKTDWGNTVPVDKTVDAVSADLYDAIVLPGGQINPDLLRVEPKVLDLIKAFWEQKKVVAAICHAPWLLVETGIVKGRKVTSYPSVKTDVINAGGRWEDSQVVADQGLVTSRKPDDLDAFCEKIAEEICEGLHERRAA
- a CDS encoding phytoene/squalene synthase family protein yields the protein MDTDSFSHAADALRTADRDRYLATLVLTGPQRQAVTALYAFNADVASVRERVTNPAPGEVRLQWWADALDGEGHGMVRQNPVAEALLDTVTKYRLPTGTLLRLIAARRFDLYDDPMPDVATFEGYAGETASTLYQLAAMILNDGEPVETGDAAGHLGVAHAIIGHLRAFGHVSSQGRIMLPWSVFAANGVSERELFSGQESEGVVEAVGQLTEMAGEHLDKADAAIGVLPAKLRAAFAPVAILRPQLAALKSSHAAVFAAAPDEPDWRKIARLSWWGLRRGR
- the ssb gene encoding single-stranded DNA-binding protein produces the protein MAGSVNKVILVGNLGADPEVRNLPSGGKVVNLSVATSERWKDRNSGEQREKTEWHRVVIFSEGLARVAEQYLKKGSKVYLEGQLQTRKWQDQSGQDKYSTEIVLQNFNSSMVLLDGREGEGGFRGGGGAGEGGGGYGNDTGFRGVRDQGGGGRRPSTNAPAFEPGGMDDDIPF
- the secD gene encoding protein translocase subunit SecD, translating into MKSSPIRAVLIVLVALMGVLFALPNFLDRDFVNGLPDWLPKQQMVLGLDLQGGSHLLLEVDREAIITERLRDLRRDARNVLANQNGIGNIITTDEASATITIELTDPSQREQAATALAGLQNTLSDALFAGVGVDELAFGQAADGRLTIALTGEGINQRMSALVAQSVEVIRSRIDELGTTEPLIQRQGDTRVLVQVPGFDDSDRLKNLISQTARLTFHMVYPGMTAAQAEAQGLPAGTIIVPTQEGGAELLYEDVSLGGESLVDAQPAYDQQRGMPVVSFRFDTRGAITFGQITSANVGQRFAIVLDNLVITAPVIQQPITGGSGQISGSFTTASANDLAVLLRAGALPASLDIVEERSVGPSLGADSVRGGLIAGIIGGISTVIFMLIAYGVFGVFANVALIINVLMVIGALSLLGATLTLPGIAGIVLTMGMAVDANVLIFERIREERAAGRSIIASIEAGFSNAMSAILDSNVTTFIAAIVLFFLGSGPVQGFAVTLALGIMTTLFSAYFITKLIIERWYGAARPKQLKVQLVKFVPDDTKIPFMNWRKAAITASVILSVASLAWFGIHGLNLGIDFKGGTSIEAQHQDGPADPGVIRQALGTLDLGDVQVQGFGPPEDLLIRIELQEGGPEAQQAAVDRVTDLLTAENYEVRRTEAVSGTVSSELAMTSTIGLSVAVLAILAYLWFRFEWQFAVGAVVSTLHDVILTIGFFALTGIEFNASSIAAILTIVGYSLNDTVVVYDRVREFMRKYRKVPLVDLLNRAINSTLSRTVLTGPTTLLALLALAVFGGEVIRSFVLSMIFGVLVGTYSSIFIAAPILVYLGLKERAEPQAVEAKQADGAAV
- a CDS encoding Mth938-like domain-containing protein, translating into MAESEVRSYPQQTQIDAYGNGGFRFAGVSHRGSLLCVPGSMQAWGVERADQVTLETLAPVLAAADDIDVLLIGLGHDISAIPRQLREAFRERQVIVEAIATGGAVRTYNVLMAEERAVAAALIAVDRVR